The Vitis vinifera cultivar Pinot Noir 40024 chromosome 12, ASM3070453v1 genome has a segment encoding these proteins:
- the LOC100261701 gene encoding disease resistance protein RPV1 isoform X2 — protein sequence MASSSTSLSVASSSSTHPRKYEVFLSFRGEDTRKSFTDHLHEALHRCGINTFIDDQLRRGEQISSALLQAIEESRFSIIIFSEHYASSSWCLDELTKILECVKVGGHTVFPVFYNVDPSHVRKQTGSYGVAFTKHEKVYRDNMEKVLKWREALTVASGLSGWDSRDRHESKVIKEIVSKIWNELNDASSCNMEALVGMDSHIQNMVSLLCIGSDDVRMVGIWGMAGIGKTTIAEAVYQKICTQFEGCCFLSNVREKSQKNDPAVIQMELLSQVFWEGNLNTRIFNRGINAIKKTLHSMRVLIVLDDVDRPQQLEVLAGNHNWFGPGSRIIITTREKHLLDEKVEIYEVKELNKDEARRLFYQHAFKYKPPAGDFVQLCDRALNYTKGIPLALKILGRFLYNRSKKEWESELEKLRRIPNKEIQDVLRISFDGLDDNQKDIFFDIACFFKGQDKDYVIKLLKSCDFFPEIGIRNLIDKSLVTISYNKLCMHDLIQEMGWEIVRQESMKDPGKRSRLWVNDDVIDMLTTNTGTEAVEGMVLNLSTLKELHFSVNVFTKMNKLRVLRFYDAQIWGSSWIWRRNDRYKSPYTECKFHLSGDFKFLSNHLRSLYWDGYPLKSLPSNFHPEKLLELKMCFSQLEQLWEGNKSFQKLKFIELSHSQHLIKAPDFSGAPKLRRIILEGCTSLVKVHPSIGALKKLIFLNLEGCKNLKSFLSSIHLESLQILTLSGCSKLKKLPEVQGAMDNLSELSLKGTAIKGLPLSIEYLNGLALFNLEECKSLESLPGCIFKLKSLKTLILSNCLRLKKLPEIQENMESLKELFLDDTGLRELPSSIEHLNGLVLLKLKNCKRLASLPESICKLTSLQTLTLSGCSELKKLPDDMGSLQCLLKLKANGSGIQEVPSSITLLTRLQVLSLAGCKGGGSKSRNLALSLRASPTDGLRLSSLTVLHSLKKLNLSDRNLLEGALPSDLSSLSWLECLDLSRNNFITVPTSLSRLPHLRRLIVEHCKNLQSLPELPSSIKELLANDCTSLETFSYPSSAYPLRKFGDFNFEFSNCFRLVGNEQSDTVEAILQEIRLVASIQKSMAPSEHSARYGESRYDAVVPGSRIPEWFTHQSEGDSITVELPPGCYNTNSIGLAACAVFHPKFSMGKIGRSAYFSVNESGGFSLDNTTSMHFSKADHIWFGYRLISGVDLRDHLKVAFATSKVPGEVVKKCGVRLVYEQDEMGNASFLSAPCGREKEMNQIQSQETDTAASFSKLPPVVIHDESCSYIAFPSRSNARCNQAIVAVANK from the exons ATGGCTTCTTCTTCAACCAGTCTCTCAGTAGCATCTTCCTCTTCCACCCATCCACGAAAGTATGAGGTCTTCCTCAGTTTCAGAGGAGAAGACACCCGCAAAAGCTTTACTGATCATCTTCACGAGGCGCTTCATCGATGTGGAATCAACACTTTCATAGATGACCAACTCAGGAGAGGCGAACAAATATCTTCAGCACTCCTACAGGCAATTGAAGAATCAAGGTTTTCCATCATCATTTTCTCCGAACACTATGCTTCTTCAAGTTGGTGTTTGGATGAACTTACAAAGATTCTTGAGTGTGTCAAAGTGGGGGGACATACAGTTTTTCCGGTTTTCTATAATGTGGATCCCTCTCATGTAAGAAAACAAACAGGGAGTTATGGAGTAGCATTTACAAAGCATGAAAAAGTTTACAGGGACAACATGGAGAAAGTGCTCAAGTGGAGAGAAGCTCTAACTGTGGCATCCGGACTTTCTGGATGGGATTCACGAGATAG ACATGAATCCAAGGTTATTAAGGAAATTGTTTCAAAGATCTGGAATGAACTGAACGATGCATCCTCATGTAACATGGAGGCTCTAGTTGGAATGGATTCTCATATACAGAACATGGTTTCATTATTATGTATTGGGTCAGATGATGTTCGGATGGTAGGAATTTGGGGCATGGCTGGCATAGGTAAGACTACAATTGCTGAGGCTGTTTATCAGAAAATTTGCACTCAATTCGAAGGTTGTTGCTTTCTTTCAAATGTTAgagaaaaatcacaaaaaaatgaCCCAGCTGTAATACAAATGGAACTCCTTTCACAAGTTTTTTGGGAAGGCAATCTAAATACAAGAATTTTCAATAGAGGAATCAAtgctataaaaaaaacactCCACTCCATGAGAGTCCTTATTGTTCTTGACGATGTGGATCGCCCACAACAATTGGAGGTTTTAGCTGGAAATCATAACTGGTTTGGTCCAGGAAGTCGAATTATCATCACAACTAGAGAAAAGCATTTGCTAGATGAGAAAGTGGAAATATATGAAGTTAAGGAATTAAACAAAGATGAAGCTCGTAGGCTCTTTTATCAGCATGCCTTTAAATATAAACCTCCTGCAGGAGATTTTGTACAACTATGTGACCGTGCCCTAAATTATACAAAGGGCATTCCCTTAGCCCTTAAAATCTTGGGTCGTTTTTTATACAATAGAAGCAAAAAGGAATGGGAGAGTGAATTGGAAAAACTTAGAAGAATTCCAAACAAAGAGATTCAAGATGTGCTGAGAATAAGCTTTGATGGATTAGATGATAATCAAAAGGATATATTTTTCGACATCGCATGCTTCTTTAAAGGGCAAGACAAAGATTACGTCATAAAACTACTGAAAAGTTGTGATTTCTTTCCAGAAATTGGAATACGTAATCTTATAGATAAGTCTCTTGTAACTATTTCATATAATAAGTTGTGCATGCATGATTTGATACAAGAAATGGGATGGGAAATTGTTCGGCAAGAATCTATGAAAGACCCCGGCAAACGCAGCAGGTTGTGGGTTAATGATGATGTCATTGATATGCTAACAACAAATACA GGGACTGAAGCAGTTGAAGGCATGGTCCTTAACTTGTCTACTTTGAAAGAGCTACACTTCAGTGTTAATGTCTTCACGAAGATGAACAAATTAAGAGTGCTCAGATTCTATGATGCACAAATATGGGGAAGTTCTTGGATATGGAGACGCAATGATCGCTATAAAAGTCCATACACTGAATGTAAATTCCATCTTTCTGGGGATTTTAAATTTCTATCCAACCACTTAAGATCTCTCTACTGGGATGGATACCCTTTGAAGTCCCTTCCATCAAATTTTCATCCTGAGAAGCTTCTCGAGTTAAAAATGTGCTTTAGTCAGCTTGAACAACTATGGGAAGGAAACAAG TCATTTCAGAAGTTAAAGTTCATCGAACTTAGCCACTCTCAACATCTAATCAAAGCACCAGACTTCTCTGGAGCTCCAAAGCTCAGGAGAATAATTCTTGAAGGTTGTACAAGTTTAGTCAAGGTTCATCCATCCATTGGAGCTCTCAAGAAGCTTATTTTCCTGAATTTAGAAGGCTGCAAGAACCTCAAGAGTTTCTTGAGCAGCATCCATCTGGAGTCTCTTCAAATTCTTACTCTCTCTGGCTGCTCAAAACTGAAGAAACTTCCAGAGGTCCAGGGAGCCATGGATAATTTATCAGAGCTTTCTTTAAAAGGGACTGCTATAAAAGGATTGCCATTGTCCATTGAATATCTGAATGGACTTGCTTTATTTAATCTGGAAGAGTGCAAAAGCCTTGAGTCATTACCGGGCTGCATTTTTAAGTTGAAGTCCCTGAAAACTCTTATTCTTTCAAACTGCTTAAGACTGAAGAAGCTTCCAGAGATACAGGAAAATATGGAGAGTTTGAAAGAGCTTTTTCTAGATGACACTGGTCTAAGAGAGCTACCTTCATCAATTGAGCATCTAAATGGGCTTGTTTTGTTGAAGctgaaaaattgtaaaagacTTGCAAGTCTTCCAGAAAGCATTTGTAAGCTGACGTCTCTTCAGACTCTTACTCTCTCTGGTTGTTCAGAACTGAAGAAATTGCCAGATGATATGGGGAGCCTACAATGTTTATTAAAGctcaaagcaaatggaagtGGTATACAAGAGGTACCCTCCTCTATTACTCTTTTGACAAGGCTTCAAGTATTATCATTAGCAGGATGTAAAGGGGGGGGATCTAAGTCAAGGAATCTGGCTTTATCTTTGCGCGCATCACCAACTGATGGATTGCGACTGTCTTCTTTGACGGTTCTACACTCCTTGAAAAAGTTGAATTTAAGTGACCGCAACCTACTGGAAGGAGCACTACCCAGTGATCTTAGCTCCTTATCTTGGTTGGAATGTTTAGATCTGAGTAGAAACAATTTCATCACCGTGCCTACTAGCCTGAGTCGACTTCCTCACCTCAGAAGGCTCATAGTGGAACACTGCAAGAATCTTCAATCATTGCCAGAGCTTCCGTCAAGTATTAAAGAATTATTGGCCAATGATTGCACATCCCTGGAAACTTTTTCATATCCATCAAGTGCATATCCATTGAGGAAGTTCGGAGATTTCAACTTCGAATTTTCTAATTGCTTCCGACTAGTGGGGAATGAGCAGAGTGACACTGTGGAAGCTATCCTACAGGAAATTCGGCTTGTTGCATCGATACAGAAATCCATGGCTCCAAGTGAGCATTCTGCCAGG TATGGTGAAAGTCGGTATGACGCTGTTGTTCCTGGGAGTAGGATTCCAGAGTGGTTCACCCATCAGAGCGAGGGGGATTCAATAACTGTAGAGCTGCCTCCAGGTTGTTATAATACCAATTCGATTGGATTGGCTGCTTGTGCTGTTTTCCACCCAAAATTCAGCATGGGTAAGATCGGCCGTTCTGCATATTTTAGTGTGAATGAATCTGGCGGCTTCTCTCTCGACAACACGACTTCCATGCATTTTTCAAAAGCTGACCACATCTGGTTTGGGTATCGATTAATTTCTGGAGTGGATTTACGCGATCACTTGAAGGTTGCATTTGCTACATCCAAAGTTCCGGGCGAAGTGGTGAAAAAGTGTGGGGTTCGTCTAGTATATGAGCAAGATGAGATGGGGAATGCATCTTTCCTTTCGGCACCATGTGGCCGGGAGAAGGAGATGAATCAAATTCAGAGTCAGGAGACCGACACCGCCGCTTCCTTTTCCAAACTTCCCCCT GTGGTTATACATGATGAAAGTTGTTCGTATATCGCATTTCCGTCTCGAAG TAATGCCAGATGCAATCAAGCAATTGTAGCAGTGGCCAACAAGTAG
- the LOC100261701 gene encoding disease resistance protein RPV1 isoform X1, which produces MASSSTSLSVASSSSTHPRKYEVFLSFRGEDTRKSFTDHLHEALHRCGINTFIDDQLRRGEQISSALLQAIEESRFSIIIFSEHYASSSWCLDELTKILECVKVGGHTVFPVFYNVDPSHVRKQTGSYGVAFTKHEKVYRDNMEKVLKWREALTVASGLSGWDSRDRHESKVIKEIVSKIWNELNDASSCNMEALVGMDSHIQNMVSLLCIGSDDVRMVGIWGMAGIGKTTIAEAVYQKICTQFEGCCFLSNVREKSQKNDPAVIQMELLSQVFWEGNLNTRIFNRGINAIKKTLHSMRVLIVLDDVDRPQQLEVLAGNHNWFGPGSRIIITTREKHLLDEKVEIYEVKELNKDEARRLFYQHAFKYKPPAGDFVQLCDRALNYTKGIPLALKILGRFLYNRSKKEWESELEKLRRIPNKEIQDVLRISFDGLDDNQKDIFFDIACFFKGQDKDYVIKLLKSCDFFPEIGIRNLIDKSLVTISYNKLCMHDLIQEMGWEIVRQESMKDPGKRSRLWVNDDVIDMLTTNTGTEAVEGMVLNLSTLKELHFSVNVFTKMNKLRVLRFYDAQIWGSSWIWRRNDRYKSPYTECKFHLSGDFKFLSNHLRSLYWDGYPLKSLPSNFHPEKLLELKMCFSQLEQLWEGNKSFQKLKFIELSHSQHLIKAPDFSGAPKLRRIILEGCTSLVKVHPSIGALKKLIFLNLEGCKNLKSFLSSIHLESLQILTLSGCSKLKKLPEVQGAMDNLSELSLKGTAIKGLPLSIEYLNGLALFNLEECKSLESLPGCIFKLKSLKTLILSNCLRLKKLPEIQENMESLKELFLDDTGLRELPSSIEHLNGLVLLKLKNCKRLASLPESICKLTSLQTLTLSGCSELKKLPDDMGSLQCLLKLKANGSGIQEVPSSITLLTRLQVLSLAGCKGGGSKSRNLALSLRASPTDGLRLSSLTVLHSLKKLNLSDRNLLEGALPSDLSSLSWLECLDLSRNNFITVPTSLSRLPHLRRLIVEHCKNLQSLPELPSSIKELLANDCTSLETFSYPSSAYPLRKFGDFNFEFSNCFRLVGNEQSDTVEAILQEIRLVASIQKSMAPSEHSARYGESRYDAVVPGSRIPEWFTHQSEGDSITVELPPGCYNTNSIGLAACAVFHPKFSMGKIGRSAYFSVNESGGFSLDNTTSMHFSKADHIWFGYRLISGVDLRDHLKVAFATSKVPGEVVKKCGVRLVYEQDEMGNASFLSAPCGREKEMNQIQSQETDTAASFSKLPPVSFRKSGPNFLFSQFIKVMFWENLKENKKGKKIGKMIKKKN; this is translated from the exons ATGGCTTCTTCTTCAACCAGTCTCTCAGTAGCATCTTCCTCTTCCACCCATCCACGAAAGTATGAGGTCTTCCTCAGTTTCAGAGGAGAAGACACCCGCAAAAGCTTTACTGATCATCTTCACGAGGCGCTTCATCGATGTGGAATCAACACTTTCATAGATGACCAACTCAGGAGAGGCGAACAAATATCTTCAGCACTCCTACAGGCAATTGAAGAATCAAGGTTTTCCATCATCATTTTCTCCGAACACTATGCTTCTTCAAGTTGGTGTTTGGATGAACTTACAAAGATTCTTGAGTGTGTCAAAGTGGGGGGACATACAGTTTTTCCGGTTTTCTATAATGTGGATCCCTCTCATGTAAGAAAACAAACAGGGAGTTATGGAGTAGCATTTACAAAGCATGAAAAAGTTTACAGGGACAACATGGAGAAAGTGCTCAAGTGGAGAGAAGCTCTAACTGTGGCATCCGGACTTTCTGGATGGGATTCACGAGATAG ACATGAATCCAAGGTTATTAAGGAAATTGTTTCAAAGATCTGGAATGAACTGAACGATGCATCCTCATGTAACATGGAGGCTCTAGTTGGAATGGATTCTCATATACAGAACATGGTTTCATTATTATGTATTGGGTCAGATGATGTTCGGATGGTAGGAATTTGGGGCATGGCTGGCATAGGTAAGACTACAATTGCTGAGGCTGTTTATCAGAAAATTTGCACTCAATTCGAAGGTTGTTGCTTTCTTTCAAATGTTAgagaaaaatcacaaaaaaatgaCCCAGCTGTAATACAAATGGAACTCCTTTCACAAGTTTTTTGGGAAGGCAATCTAAATACAAGAATTTTCAATAGAGGAATCAAtgctataaaaaaaacactCCACTCCATGAGAGTCCTTATTGTTCTTGACGATGTGGATCGCCCACAACAATTGGAGGTTTTAGCTGGAAATCATAACTGGTTTGGTCCAGGAAGTCGAATTATCATCACAACTAGAGAAAAGCATTTGCTAGATGAGAAAGTGGAAATATATGAAGTTAAGGAATTAAACAAAGATGAAGCTCGTAGGCTCTTTTATCAGCATGCCTTTAAATATAAACCTCCTGCAGGAGATTTTGTACAACTATGTGACCGTGCCCTAAATTATACAAAGGGCATTCCCTTAGCCCTTAAAATCTTGGGTCGTTTTTTATACAATAGAAGCAAAAAGGAATGGGAGAGTGAATTGGAAAAACTTAGAAGAATTCCAAACAAAGAGATTCAAGATGTGCTGAGAATAAGCTTTGATGGATTAGATGATAATCAAAAGGATATATTTTTCGACATCGCATGCTTCTTTAAAGGGCAAGACAAAGATTACGTCATAAAACTACTGAAAAGTTGTGATTTCTTTCCAGAAATTGGAATACGTAATCTTATAGATAAGTCTCTTGTAACTATTTCATATAATAAGTTGTGCATGCATGATTTGATACAAGAAATGGGATGGGAAATTGTTCGGCAAGAATCTATGAAAGACCCCGGCAAACGCAGCAGGTTGTGGGTTAATGATGATGTCATTGATATGCTAACAACAAATACA GGGACTGAAGCAGTTGAAGGCATGGTCCTTAACTTGTCTACTTTGAAAGAGCTACACTTCAGTGTTAATGTCTTCACGAAGATGAACAAATTAAGAGTGCTCAGATTCTATGATGCACAAATATGGGGAAGTTCTTGGATATGGAGACGCAATGATCGCTATAAAAGTCCATACACTGAATGTAAATTCCATCTTTCTGGGGATTTTAAATTTCTATCCAACCACTTAAGATCTCTCTACTGGGATGGATACCCTTTGAAGTCCCTTCCATCAAATTTTCATCCTGAGAAGCTTCTCGAGTTAAAAATGTGCTTTAGTCAGCTTGAACAACTATGGGAAGGAAACAAG TCATTTCAGAAGTTAAAGTTCATCGAACTTAGCCACTCTCAACATCTAATCAAAGCACCAGACTTCTCTGGAGCTCCAAAGCTCAGGAGAATAATTCTTGAAGGTTGTACAAGTTTAGTCAAGGTTCATCCATCCATTGGAGCTCTCAAGAAGCTTATTTTCCTGAATTTAGAAGGCTGCAAGAACCTCAAGAGTTTCTTGAGCAGCATCCATCTGGAGTCTCTTCAAATTCTTACTCTCTCTGGCTGCTCAAAACTGAAGAAACTTCCAGAGGTCCAGGGAGCCATGGATAATTTATCAGAGCTTTCTTTAAAAGGGACTGCTATAAAAGGATTGCCATTGTCCATTGAATATCTGAATGGACTTGCTTTATTTAATCTGGAAGAGTGCAAAAGCCTTGAGTCATTACCGGGCTGCATTTTTAAGTTGAAGTCCCTGAAAACTCTTATTCTTTCAAACTGCTTAAGACTGAAGAAGCTTCCAGAGATACAGGAAAATATGGAGAGTTTGAAAGAGCTTTTTCTAGATGACACTGGTCTAAGAGAGCTACCTTCATCAATTGAGCATCTAAATGGGCTTGTTTTGTTGAAGctgaaaaattgtaaaagacTTGCAAGTCTTCCAGAAAGCATTTGTAAGCTGACGTCTCTTCAGACTCTTACTCTCTCTGGTTGTTCAGAACTGAAGAAATTGCCAGATGATATGGGGAGCCTACAATGTTTATTAAAGctcaaagcaaatggaagtGGTATACAAGAGGTACCCTCCTCTATTACTCTTTTGACAAGGCTTCAAGTATTATCATTAGCAGGATGTAAAGGGGGGGGATCTAAGTCAAGGAATCTGGCTTTATCTTTGCGCGCATCACCAACTGATGGATTGCGACTGTCTTCTTTGACGGTTCTACACTCCTTGAAAAAGTTGAATTTAAGTGACCGCAACCTACTGGAAGGAGCACTACCCAGTGATCTTAGCTCCTTATCTTGGTTGGAATGTTTAGATCTGAGTAGAAACAATTTCATCACCGTGCCTACTAGCCTGAGTCGACTTCCTCACCTCAGAAGGCTCATAGTGGAACACTGCAAGAATCTTCAATCATTGCCAGAGCTTCCGTCAAGTATTAAAGAATTATTGGCCAATGATTGCACATCCCTGGAAACTTTTTCATATCCATCAAGTGCATATCCATTGAGGAAGTTCGGAGATTTCAACTTCGAATTTTCTAATTGCTTCCGACTAGTGGGGAATGAGCAGAGTGACACTGTGGAAGCTATCCTACAGGAAATTCGGCTTGTTGCATCGATACAGAAATCCATGGCTCCAAGTGAGCATTCTGCCAGG TATGGTGAAAGTCGGTATGACGCTGTTGTTCCTGGGAGTAGGATTCCAGAGTGGTTCACCCATCAGAGCGAGGGGGATTCAATAACTGTAGAGCTGCCTCCAGGTTGTTATAATACCAATTCGATTGGATTGGCTGCTTGTGCTGTTTTCCACCCAAAATTCAGCATGGGTAAGATCGGCCGTTCTGCATATTTTAGTGTGAATGAATCTGGCGGCTTCTCTCTCGACAACACGACTTCCATGCATTTTTCAAAAGCTGACCACATCTGGTTTGGGTATCGATTAATTTCTGGAGTGGATTTACGCGATCACTTGAAGGTTGCATTTGCTACATCCAAAGTTCCGGGCGAAGTGGTGAAAAAGTGTGGGGTTCGTCTAGTATATGAGCAAGATGAGATGGGGAATGCATCTTTCCTTTCGGCACCATGTGGCCGGGAGAAGGAGATGAATCAAATTCAGAGTCAGGAGACCGACACCGCCGCTTCCTTTTCCAAACTTCCCCCTGTAAGCTTCAGGAAATCTGGTcctaattttctcttttctcaatttattaaggttatgttttgggaaaatttaaaggaaaacaagaaaggaaagaaaatagggaaaatgataaaaaaaaaaaattaa